The following proteins are co-located in the Paraphotobacterium marinum genome:
- a CDS encoding LysR family transcriptional regulator, translating into MKKLPPLKAIPVFVEVAENLSFSKAADKLFVTHSAVSQNIKQLESFFDKKLFNRENKVISLTEFGERFYLKARESIRILEEATKFELKKINEINIQCISSLAIKWLIPIFPEMKQAFPDLNIKITTPMHDYYTAGDTSKPSSKEVILNSDISILYGKKEDFEQVNSKLFFEDELILVCAPSVAQHNNLQNILNKYPKIVVDVPFREDDWAFWSANMELLETPEDNNILFQTSLQAIQAAIAGLGIFVTHKAFVIDELKNGLLINLNTKKIVPDYHYYLIMDTENRQKKTLELVEWLYQKV; encoded by the coding sequence ATGAAAAAACTTCCTCCCTTAAAAGCTATTCCAGTTTTTGTTGAGGTTGCTGAAAACTTAAGTTTTTCAAAAGCGGCTGACAAATTATTTGTTACGCATTCCGCTGTTAGTCAAAACATAAAGCAATTGGAATCCTTTTTTGATAAAAAATTGTTCAATAGAGAAAATAAGGTTATTTCTTTGACAGAGTTTGGAGAACGATTTTACCTTAAAGCAAGGGAGTCTATTAGGATTTTAGAAGAAGCAACCAAATTTGAATTAAAAAAAATTAATGAAATTAATATTCAGTGTATATCGTCTCTGGCAATTAAATGGTTAATACCCATTTTCCCTGAGATGAAGCAAGCATTTCCAGATTTAAATATTAAGATTACGACTCCAATGCATGATTATTATACTGCTGGTGACACATCTAAACCATCTTCAAAAGAAGTTATATTGAATTCTGATATAAGTATTTTATATGGCAAAAAAGAAGATTTTGAGCAAGTTAATTCAAAGCTATTTTTTGAAGATGAATTAATTTTAGTTTGTGCTCCATCGGTTGCTCAGCACAATAATTTACAGAATATATTGAACAAATATCCGAAGATTGTTGTTGATGTACCTTTCAGGGAAGACGACTGGGCATTTTGGAGCGCAAATATGGAGTTACTAGAAACTCCTGAAGATAATAATATTCTTTTTCAAACCTCCTTACAAGCTATCCAAGCAGCCATTGCGGGTCTTGGCATTTTTGTAACACATAAAGCTTTTGTAATTGATGAGTTAAAAAATGGTTTGTTAATTAATTTAAATACAAAAAAAATTGTCCCTGATTATCATTATTATTTAATTATGGATACAGAAAATAGACAGAAAAAAACCTTAGAGCTAGTTGAGTGGCTTTATCAAAAAGTTTAA
- the panB gene encoding 3-methyl-2-oxobutanoate hydroxymethyltransferase: protein MKAQSITNFIKFKQNNQKFATVTCYDSSFSQIIEQAEIPLILIGDSLGMVVQGKSNTLSVTVDDISYHTKCVAATNHKSLLMADMPFMSYQNPKDACFNAAKLIQSGAHMVKLEGGIWLKDTISMLTERAIPVCAHIGLTPQSVNIFGGFKIQGKTNEDADRIINEALTLQNAGAQLLVIECVPENLATEVTKLLDIPVIGIGAGKNTDGQILVLHDILGISSGYIPKFAQNFLERENSILDALKSYKKSVELGLFPSKEHIF, encoded by the coding sequence ATGAAAGCTCAAAGTATTACTAACTTTATAAAATTTAAACAAAATAATCAAAAGTTTGCTACGGTTACCTGTTATGATTCAAGTTTTAGTCAAATTATAGAACAAGCTGAAATTCCACTTATACTTATAGGTGATTCATTAGGTATGGTCGTACAAGGCAAATCAAATACTCTTTCCGTCACAGTCGATGACATTAGTTATCATACAAAATGTGTTGCAGCTACTAATCACAAATCACTTTTAATGGCTGATATGCCGTTTATGTCATATCAAAACCCCAAAGATGCCTGTTTCAATGCTGCAAAACTTATTCAATCCGGCGCACATATGGTTAAATTAGAAGGGGGTATATGGCTGAAAGATACTATATCTATGCTAACAGAAAGAGCTATTCCTGTTTGTGCTCATATTGGATTAACACCACAGTCAGTAAATATATTTGGTGGTTTCAAAATACAAGGTAAAACAAATGAAGATGCTGATAGAATAATTAATGAAGCACTGACACTTCAAAATGCAGGCGCCCAACTATTAGTCATTGAGTGTGTTCCAGAAAATTTAGCGACCGAAGTAACTAAATTACTTGATATACCAGTTATTGGAATTGGTGCAGGCAAAAATACAGATGGACAAATTTTAGTGCTACATGATATTTTAGGTATCAGCTCAGGTTATATACCTAAATTTGCTCAAAACTTCCTAGAAAGGGAAAACTCTATTCTTGATGCCTTAAAAAGCTATAAAAAGTCAGTTGAGCTTGGTCTCTTCCCTTCTAAAGAGCATATTTTCTAA
- a CDS encoding cytochrome b/b6 domain-containing protein, producing the protein MKFLSNTLFGFWNYISEQQNFIFRWVHITLAGCVLLQILDSNFMHVKYVLMSFNIGTIIHIIVGILTSVLALFLVFLSFKKRGLKYYYPYIWMDFQNLKKDLLTMMSLKLPNAKPKGLAAIVQGLGLLSIVLVCVTGVAWLLFWYYDFPNAHEIQNIHKTIVGLLEAYIIGHPLMGFMHYVMEKYYPQSLEDKDVQHQFNI; encoded by the coding sequence ATGAAATTTTTGAGTAATACCTTGTTTGGTTTTTGGAATTATATAAGTGAACAACAGAATTTTATATTTAGATGGGTGCATATAACTTTAGCTGGATGCGTGTTGTTACAAATCTTGGACAGTAACTTTATGCATGTTAAATATGTATTGATGTCTTTTAATATTGGTACAATTATTCATATCATAGTTGGTATATTGACATCAGTATTAGCTTTATTTTTGGTTTTTCTATCATTTAAGAAAAGGGGACTAAAATATTATTACCCGTACATCTGGATGGATTTTCAAAATTTAAAAAAAGATTTGTTAACCATGATGTCTTTGAAATTACCAAATGCAAAACCAAAAGGCCTCGCTGCGATAGTTCAGGGGTTAGGTCTTCTTTCAATTGTTCTGGTCTGCGTTACAGGTGTGGCCTGGCTTTTATTTTGGTACTATGATTTTCCAAATGCACATGAAATTCAGAATATTCATAAAACAATTGTTGGTTTATTAGAGGCATACATTATTGGGCATCCTTTAATGGGGTTTATGCATTATGTAATGGAAAAGTATTATCCTCAATCTTTAGAAGACAAGGATGTACAGCACCAATTCAATATATAA